A genomic stretch from Helianthus annuus cultivar XRQ/B chromosome 1, HanXRQr2.0-SUNRISE, whole genome shotgun sequence includes:
- the LOC110911086 gene encoding uncharacterized protein LOC110911086: MSRIVSYLVNPEENRIRRFLWGLPTEYRTFIKSTKPTTYHDAVEAGATIATEIQQKKTPETIPKRKWENYQEQKKPSYRDFKRQRGPPPRCPTCGKGHSGPCNQLVCRNCKKPGHNYRDCREPRKCFKCGETGHYSDSCPKRNEEPNKARGRAFVLNTEEARRNPDVITGTFLLNNFYAKILFDTGADRSFISEHFRVLINQTPCKLDKPFIVELADGMEEEIVSVVKDCTIQISKTPISIDLLPLKLGEFDVVIGMDWLSSHQAQILCDKKQIQIKDPKGGTVTIDGERPGKPISFISMIKVSKCIQKGHLAYLVYALEAKEEKKLEEVAVVAEFPEVFPEDLPGLPPDRQIEFRIDLIPGATPIVKAPYRLAPTEMKELRNQL, encoded by the coding sequence ATGTCTCGAATAGTGTCTTACTTGGTGAACCCTGAAGAAAATCGTATTCGAAGATTCCTGTGGGGACTCCCCACAGAATATCGCACGTTTATCAAGTCTACCAAACCAACTACCTATCATGATGCGGTAGAGGCTGGGGCAACTATCGCCACTGAGATCCAACAAAAGAAAACCCCAGAAACTATCCCGAAAAGGAAATGGGAAAACTACCAAGAACAAAAGAAACCCAGTTACAGAGATTTCAAGAGGCAACGAGGACCCCCACCTAGGTGCCCAACTTGTGGAAAAGGACATTCCGGTCCATGTAACCAGTTAGTCTGTAGAAACTGTAAGAAACCTGGACATAACTATCGTGATTGTAGAGAGCCACGTaagtgttttaaatgtggagagACGGGCCACTATAGTGATAGCTGTCCTAAGAGGAATGAGGAACCTAATAAAGCAAGAGGGAGAGCTTTTGTTCTGAATACTGAAGAGGCTCGTAGGAACCCTGATGTCATAACAGGTACATTTCTCCTTAACAACTTTTATGCTAaaatactatttgatactggtgctgaTAGAAGTTTTATATCTGAGCACTTTAGAGTTTTGATTAATCAGACTCCTTGTAAGCTAGATAAGCCATttatagtagaactagcagatgggaTGGAAGAAGAAATTGTGAGTGTGGTAAAGGATTGTACCATCCAGATTAGTAAGACCCCAATATCCATAGACTTACTACCACTGAAACTTGGAGAGTTCGAcgtagtaataggaatggattggttatctagtCACCAAGCTCAAATATTGTGTGATAAGAAGCAAATTCAAATTAAGGACCCAAAAGGGGGAACTGTAACAATTGATGGGGAAAGACCTGGTAAACCCATAAGTTTTATTTCCATGATAAAAGTATCCAAGTGTATTCAAAAGGGTCATTTAGCGTACCTAGTATATGCACTAGAggcaaaggaagaaaagaaactAGAAGAGGTAGCAGTAGTGGCTGAAttccctgaagtattccctgaagatctTCCCGGATTACCACCTGACAGACAAATTGAGTTTAGAATCGACTTGATCCCAGGAGCAACCCCTATTGTCAAAGCCCCGTACCGCCTTGCCCCGACTGAAATGAAAGAGTTGAGAAACCAACTCTAG